Proteins encoded in a region of the Rutidosis leptorrhynchoides isolate AG116_Rl617_1_P2 chromosome 9, CSIRO_AGI_Rlap_v1, whole genome shotgun sequence genome:
- the LOC139865633 gene encoding uncharacterized protein gives MASSTSLPFPPLINLSNRHNKPFHSLYTHNLSIHPPHPYLSITSNNLPRLATAINCRISGVDSGGVSDDFIFTNSFYHEFSVIANMLKKIEPLDTSDISNGVSESVKDAMTQMISTMLGLLPSDIFSVSIKVSKRPLVRLLASSLITGYTLWNAEYRIMLKRLISSDCDDAVRNQVDVNDEVCDNSVEVEYYHEELDRFNVQNCLSDLSPDAMNYIRELEKELSAAKKDLHTEKQETISIGYTRESTNDILKYLRSLDSYMVNELSRPSTSEVKQVLQQLVHNTSRRIFKEDITSSLMGDLEARLQENYQNGNEILCETRDYLAKLLFWCMLLGHQLRSVENRLYLSCAVGFL, from the exons ATGGCTTCTTCAACATCTCTACCGTTTCCTCCCCTCATTAACCTCTCAAACCGCCACAACAAACCATTTCACTCTCTATACACTCACAACCTCTCTATCCATCCACCACATCCCTATCTATCCATTACCTCCAATAACCTTCCCCGTCTCGCCACCGCTATCAACTGCCGTATCTCCGGTGTCGACAGCGGCGGCGTATCTGACGATTTCATATTCACTAACTCATTTTACCACGAATTCTCTGTCATCGCCAACATGTTGAAGAAAATTGAGCCGTTAGATACTTCCGATATATCTAACGGCGTTTCTGAATCCGTTAAAGATGCAATGACACAAATGATTTCCACTATGTTAGGTTTGCTTCCGTCAGATATATTCTCCGTCAGTATTAAGGTTTCTAAGCGTCCTCTTGTTAGATTATTAGCATCTTCTTTAATCACAGG GTATACTTTGTGGAATGCTGAGTATAGAATTATGTTGAAGAGGTTGATTTCAAGCGACTGCGATGATGCTGTAAGGAATCAAGTTGATGTGAATGATGAAGTGTGTGATAACAGTGTTGAGGTCGAATATTATCATGAAGAATTAGATAGATTCAATGTGCAAAACTGTCTAAGTGATTTGTCTCCTGATGCTATGAATTACATTCGAGAGTTGGAAAAAGAGTTATCTGCAGCTAAGAAG GATCTGCATACTGAAAAGCAAGAAACTATAAGTATCGGATACACAAGAGAAAGTACTAATGATATATTGAAGTACTTGCGATCACTGGATTCATATATG GTGAATGAGCTATCAAGACCGTCTACTTCAGAGGTAAAACAAGTTCTGCAACAACTGGTACATAATACATCAAGAAGAATATTTAAAGAAGATATCACATCTAGTTTAATGGGGGATTTAGAAGCTAGACTTCAAGAAAACTACCAAAATGGAAATGAAATCCTCTGTGAAACCCGAGATTATCTCGCAAAGCTGCTTTTTTG GTGTATGCTATTAGGTCATCAATTGAGAAGTGTGGAGAACAGGCTGTATCTGAGCTGTGCAGTTGGCTTCTTATGA
- the LOC139865632 gene encoding probable galacturonosyltransferase-like 10, translated as MLRYQALGFAFVLISTIFSLLLVSTNAIRLVPETNNYVSKIELDQTANVQYNEAPEYINGAQCGALGTSSLIHVAMTLDYNYLRGSVAAVHSILKHTSCPENIYFHFIASESNSPKPEELTRIVKTIFPSLGFMVYSFDDRLVKNLISYSIREALEDPLNYARTYLADILDSSVTRVIYLDSDIIVVDDIQKLWSVSLTGSTAVGAPVYCHANFTKYFTDRFWYDSSMSSVFEGKKPCYFNTGVMVMDLVKWRKEDYRGRIEKWMKVQKEERIYELGSLPPFLLVFGGDVAAIDHRWNQHGLGGNNRVHSCRSLHPGPISLLHWSGKGKPWVRLDAGDPCPVDDLWAPYDLYKHSKEQLR; from the coding sequence ATGCTTCGATATCAAGCTCTTGGTTTTGCTTTTGTGTTAATTAGTACCATTTTTTCTTTATTACTTGTATCCACAAATGCGATCCGTTTAGTTCCTGAAACAAATAATTATGTTTCAAAGATTGAACTTGATCAAACTGCAAACGTACAATACAATGAAGCACCGGAGTATATAAACGGTGCTCAATGTGGGGCCTTAGGTACAAGTTCTTTAATTCATGTGGCAATGACTCTTGATTACAATTACTTAAGAGGATCAGTAGCTGCTGTTCATTCAATATTGAAACATACTTCATGTCCTGAAAATATTTACTTTCATTTCATAGCATCCGAATCGAATTCACCTAAACCCGAAGAGTTGACCCGGATTGTCAAAACTATATTTCCATCTTTGGGTTTTATGGTTTATAGTTTTGATGATCGTCTAGTCAAGAATTTGATCTCGTATTCGATTCGTGAAGCGCTTGAAGACCCGTTAAATTATGCTAGAACTTACTTGGCTGATATACTTGACTCGAGTGTGACCCGGGTTATTTATCTGGATTCAGATATTATTGTTGTTGATGATATACAGAAGCTTTGGTCCGTTTCGTTAACCGGGTCGACAGCAGTCGGAGCTCCGGTTTATTGTCACGCGAATTTTACAAAGTATTTTACGGATAGGTTTTGGTATGATTCGAGTATGTCGAGTGTGTTTGAAGGGAAGAAGCCTTGTTATTTCAATACAGGTGTGATGGTGATGGATTTGGTGAAATGGAGAAAGGAAGATTATAGGGGAAGGATTGAGAAATGGATGAAGGTTCAAAAGGAGGAGAGGATATATGAGTTGGGTTCGTTACCGCCGTTTTTGTTGGTGTTTGGTGGTGATGTGGCGGCGATCGATCATAGGTGGAACCAACATGGGCTTGGTGGGAACAACAGGGTTCATAGTTGTAGGTCTTTACATCCGGGTCCGATTAGTTTGTTGCATTGGAGTGGGAAAGGGAAGCCTTGGGTGAGACTAGATGCGGGTGATCCGTGTCCGGTTGATGATCTATGGGCGCCTTATGATCTCTATAAACACTCTAAAGAACAACTAAGATGA